One Deinococcus sp. LM3 genomic region harbors:
- a CDS encoding HAD family phosphatase produces MKDQVPPTLPHRHVAFDWGGVFTIGTFDGRSTQNVADRSGVPVERVRDSYFRHVRQLEVGAWTLAQFWTVLQEEAGIPMPYEDFEELYLGSIVDNPAMYATLAALPGDVRVGLLSNNYPVVSDHLRRDPRFARFYRPVFSNELGHKKPSPESFAALEQAMGVPAAQVAFVDDVQENIDAANAAGFHGILYHHDHHAAFEAALAEWLRG; encoded by the coding sequence ATGAAGGATCAAGTTCCGCCTACCCTCCCGCACCGTCACGTCGCCTTCGATTGGGGCGGCGTGTTCACCATCGGCACCTTCGACGGCCGCAGCACCCAGAACGTCGCGGACCGCAGCGGCGTGCCGGTCGAGCGGGTGCGCGACAGTTATTTCCGGCACGTGCGGCAGCTGGAGGTCGGTGCCTGGACACTGGCGCAGTTCTGGACGGTCCTGCAGGAAGAGGCCGGGATTCCCATGCCGTACGAGGATTTCGAGGAACTGTACCTGGGCAGCATCGTGGACAACCCCGCCATGTACGCCACGCTGGCCGCGCTGCCCGGAGACGTACGTGTGGGCCTGCTGAGCAACAACTACCCGGTCGTCAGCGACCACCTGCGCCGCGACCCCCGCTTCGCACGCTTTTATCGGCCGGTGTTCAGCAACGAGCTGGGGCACAAGAAACCCTCGCCGGAATCCTTCGCGGCGCTGGAGCAGGCCATGGGCGTCCCGGCCGCGCAGGTGGCCTTCGTGGACGACGTGCAGGAGAACATCGACGCGGCCAACGCCGCCGGGTTCCACGGCATCCTCTACCACCATGATCACCACGCGGCGTTCGAGGCGGCCCTGGCGGAGTGGCTGCGCGGCTGA
- the aceA gene encoding isocitrate lyase produces MTTNPRTPAEILEKTWQTEERWQGIKRNYSADEVVKLRGSLPIEHTLAKHGSQKLWRQMKEMPFVNALGALTGNQAMQQVKAGLKAIYLSGWQVAGDANNAGQMYPDQSLYPASSVPDVVKRINNTLRRADQIQHSEGKTDIDYFVPIVADAEAGFGGPLNAFELMKAMIEAGAAGVHFEDQLASEKKCGHLGGKVLVPTSQFIRTLNAARLAADVSGVPTVLIARTDADAANLLTSDIDENDRPFCTGERTPEGFYYVNPGIEQAISRALAYAPYADVIWCETSVPNLEDARRFAEAVHEKFPGKLLAYNCSPSFNWKKNLDDETIAKYQVELGKMGYKFQFITLAGFHSLNMSMFDLAYGYARNQMTAFVELQEREFAAQERGFTAVKHQREVGTGYFDLVAQAAGGGQSSTTALAGSTEAQQFGKELAGAHD; encoded by the coding sequence ATGACCACCAACCCCCGCACGCCCGCCGAGATCCTGGAAAAAACCTGGCAGACCGAGGAACGCTGGCAGGGCATCAAGCGCAACTACAGCGCCGACGAGGTCGTCAAGCTGCGCGGCAGCCTCCCCATCGAGCACACCCTCGCCAAGCACGGCTCGCAGAAACTGTGGCGTCAGATGAAGGAGATGCCCTTCGTGAACGCCCTGGGCGCCCTGACCGGCAACCAGGCCATGCAGCAGGTCAAGGCCGGCCTGAAAGCCATCTACCTGAGCGGCTGGCAGGTCGCCGGTGACGCCAACAACGCCGGGCAGATGTACCCCGACCAGAGCCTGTACCCGGCTTCCAGCGTGCCGGACGTCGTCAAGCGCATCAACAACACCCTGCGCCGCGCCGACCAGATCCAGCACAGCGAGGGCAAGACCGACATCGACTACTTCGTGCCCATCGTCGCCGACGCGGAAGCCGGATTCGGCGGCCCCCTGAACGCCTTCGAACTCATGAAAGCCATGATCGAGGCGGGCGCGGCCGGCGTGCACTTCGAGGACCAGCTGGCCAGCGAGAAGAAATGCGGTCACCTGGGCGGTAAGGTCCTCGTGCCCACCAGCCAGTTCATCCGCACCCTGAACGCCGCGCGCCTCGCCGCCGACGTCAGCGGCGTCCCCACCGTCCTGATCGCCCGCACCGACGCCGACGCCGCCAACCTGCTCACCAGCGACATCGACGAGAACGACCGCCCCTTCTGCACCGGCGAACGCACCCCCGAAGGCTTCTACTACGTCAACCCCGGCATCGAGCAGGCCATCAGCCGCGCCCTGGCCTACGCCCCCTACGCCGACGTCATCTGGTGCGAGACCAGCGTGCCCAACCTCGAAGACGCCCGCCGGTTCGCTGAAGCCGTCCACGAGAAGTTCCCCGGCAAGCTGCTGGCCTACAACTGCTCGCCCAGCTTCAACTGGAAGAAGAACCTCGATGACGAGACCATCGCCAAGTACCAGGTCGAACTGGGCAAGATGGGCTACAAGTTCCAGTTCATCACCCTGGCCGGCTTCCACAGCCTGAACATGAGCATGTTCGACCTCGCCTACGGCTACGCCCGCAACCAGATGACCGCCTTCGTGGAACTCCAGGAACGCGAATTCGCCGCCCAGGAACGCGGCTTCACCGCCGTCAAGCACCAGCGCGAGGTCGGCACCGGCTACTTCGACCTGGTCGCCCAGGCCGCCGGAGGCGGGCAGAGCAGCACCACTGCCCTGGCCGGCAGCACCGAAGCGCAGCAGTTCGGCAAGGAACTCGCCGGAGCGCACGACTGA
- a CDS encoding transposase, whose protein sequence is MLPLLLLFLGLPAHQTRFFAHLIPLWQAIPGRVNARNFSRYSEWDERTFRRWMHKTLPWDELHWGLVRLLIRWGVLGSRFILAIDASFIPKSGKKTEGLGAFWNGSQSRSDTGLELSCLALISLTGQHAFPLDIRQTRPKQDRADRLEQYLEQLKDVFTQRRAWLSGHLRAVVADGQYAKKMFMDAVHAEKIAFVTKLQSNANLLYPFTGAHPTRRGARRKWGGKVDFKDWSGWQSVPGDAQERVWTRVVWAPHFGRFLRVVVIERLDRKGQVKAHVVLCSTDTTMPAQEIRALYSARFQLEFVFRDAKQFAGLTTCQLRSTTGLENHWNAACFALSLGRAEYLLERSARTGRPADVVPFSYEDVKRRAFNRLFASRILANLGLSRRFVELEEHPSRPLDLGVKAA, encoded by the coding sequence ATGTTACCCCTGCTGCTGCTCTTCCTCGGACTCCCAGCCCACCAGACCCGCTTCTTCGCTCACCTCATTCCCCTCTGGCAAGCCATTCCAGGCCGGGTCAACGCCAGGAACTTCAGCCGCTACAGCGAGTGGGACGAGCGCACCTTCCGCCGATGGATGCACAAGACGCTGCCCTGGGATGAACTCCACTGGGGACTGGTGCGACTCCTGATTCGCTGGGGGGTCCTCGGTTCACGGTTCATCCTGGCCATCGACGCCAGTTTCATCCCCAAGTCAGGCAAGAAGACCGAAGGGCTCGGGGCGTTCTGGAACGGCTCGCAGAGCCGTTCCGACACCGGACTGGAGTTGTCCTGCCTGGCCCTGATCAGCCTCACCGGCCAGCATGCCTTCCCGCTGGACATCCGTCAGACCCGGCCCAAACAGGACCGGGCAGATCGCCTCGAACAGTATCTGGAGCAACTGAAAGACGTCTTCACCCAGCGACGCGCTTGGCTGTCCGGCCATCTGCGCGCGGTCGTGGCTGACGGCCAGTACGCCAAGAAGATGTTCATGGACGCCGTCCATGCCGAGAAGATCGCTTTCGTCACCAAGCTCCAGTCGAATGCCAACCTGCTCTACCCGTTCACTGGCGCGCATCCCACACGCCGGGGTGCCCGGCGGAAGTGGGGTGGCAAGGTCGATTTCAAAGATTGGAGCGGGTGGCAGAGCGTTCCGGGTGACGCTCAGGAGCGGGTGTGGACGCGGGTGGTGTGGGCCCCTCACTTCGGCCGCTTTCTGCGGGTGGTGGTGATCGAGCGTCTTGATCGGAAGGGTCAGGTGAAGGCCCATGTGGTGCTGTGCAGCACGGACACGACCATGCCGGCACAGGAGATCCGGGCGCTGTACAGCGCCCGGTTCCAGCTGGAGTTCGTCTTCCGTGATGCCAAGCAGTTCGCGGGGCTGACGACCTGCCAGCTCCGGTCGACGACGGGGCTGGAGAATCACTGGAACGCCGCGTGTTTTGCGCTTTCGTTGGGTCGTGCGGAGTACCTACTGGAGCGGTCTGCCCGTACGGGCAGACCGGCTGATGTGGTGCCGTTTTCGTACGAGGACGTGAAGCGGCGCGCGTTTAACCGGCTGTTCGCCTCGCGAATTCTGGCCAATCTGGGTCTTTCACGGCGATTCGTTGAATTGGAGGAACATCCGTCCAGGCCGCTGGATCTCGGCGTCAAAGCTGCTTGA
- the cdd gene encoding cytidine deaminase: MTDPRPTDSNALNLTPDPQLLEGARAAFKQAYAPYSRFHVGASLRTTDGQVYFGANVENASYGLGRCAEQSAVQAMATAGRRDFTDIVVYSEATPPASPCGACRQVLFEFAPDARVVCVNQHGDIISGYVKDFLPHGFRLEHRDDGHPVGTE, from the coding sequence ATGACTGACCCCCGACCCACCGACAGCAACGCCCTGAACCTGACCCCCGACCCGCAACTGCTGGAGGGCGCCAGGGCCGCGTTCAAGCAGGCCTACGCCCCGTACAGCCGCTTCCATGTGGGCGCCTCCCTGCGCACCACCGACGGGCAGGTGTACTTCGGCGCGAACGTCGAGAACGCCAGCTACGGCCTGGGCCGCTGCGCCGAGCAGAGCGCCGTGCAGGCCATGGCCACCGCCGGCCGGCGCGACTTCACCGATATCGTCGTGTACTCGGAAGCCACTCCGCCCGCCAGTCCCTGCGGCGCGTGCCGTCAGGTGCTGTTCGAGTTCGCCCCGGACGCCCGCGTGGTATGCGTCAACCAGCACGGCGACATCATCAGCGGGTACGTGAAGGACTTCCTGCCGCACGGTTTCCGCCTCGAACACCGCGACGACGGGCACCCGGTCGGCACCGAGTAA
- a CDS encoding hemolysin family protein: protein MNDLFGILALFFLVLMNGFFVAAEFALVSVRRTRIDQLADEGNATARAAQRALQNLDLYIAATQLGITMASLAIGFVAEPAIEHLLHPLFPEGQFSEAQITAISFGVAFAISTILHIVFGELAPKSWALQRSEQVSLIVIRPLLIFTAVFQYAIRGLNAMGNGVVRLFGLRGVAGHHAAYSEEEIRMIVGASSQEGVLEDSEKELVYNVFDLSDTTTREVMTPRVDMIVVDGASPLRRLLEVNAEHGYSRVPVFQDNADNIVGIAHTGDMLRHLDELDHAVIADIMRPVYFVPEGMKIKDLLAKMRDKKSHMSIVVDEFGGTTGLVTLEDALEEIVGEIYDETDEDELPMIEVLGEGMYLMDASLTVGEVEEHLGSNLEDGEGEFDTLSGFMTSHFGDIPEAGQSFVHEGWAFTVENADQRRVIRVRVERAPHHSPLDPEEAHHD, encoded by the coding sequence ATGAATGACCTGTTTGGCATCCTCGCCCTGTTCTTCCTGGTGCTGATGAACGGCTTCTTCGTCGCCGCCGAATTCGCGCTGGTCAGTGTGCGCCGCACCCGCATCGACCAGCTGGCCGACGAGGGCAACGCCACCGCCCGCGCCGCGCAGCGCGCCCTGCAGAACCTCGACCTGTACATCGCCGCGACCCAGCTGGGCATCACCATGGCCAGCCTCGCCATCGGGTTCGTGGCCGAGCCGGCCATCGAGCACCTGCTGCACCCCCTGTTCCCGGAAGGGCAGTTCAGCGAGGCGCAGATCACGGCCATCTCGTTCGGCGTGGCCTTCGCGATCAGCACCATCCTGCACATCGTGTTCGGGGAGCTGGCGCCGAAAAGCTGGGCCCTGCAACGCAGCGAGCAGGTCAGTCTGATCGTCATCCGGCCGCTGCTGATCTTCACGGCCGTCTTCCAGTACGCCATCCGGGGTCTGAACGCCATGGGCAACGGCGTGGTGCGACTGTTCGGCCTGCGCGGCGTCGCCGGCCATCACGCGGCGTACTCCGAGGAGGAGATCCGCATGATCGTGGGCGCCTCCAGCCAGGAAGGCGTGCTGGAAGACAGCGAGAAGGAACTCGTGTACAACGTGTTCGACCTGTCCGACACCACCACCCGCGAGGTCATGACGCCCCGCGTGGACATGATCGTCGTGGACGGCGCCTCGCCGCTGCGCCGCCTCCTGGAAGTGAACGCCGAACACGGGTACTCGCGCGTGCCGGTCTTCCAGGACAACGCGGACAACATCGTGGGCATCGCGCACACCGGCGACATGCTCCGGCACCTGGACGAACTCGACCACGCGGTCATCGCGGACATCATGCGCCCCGTGTACTTCGTGCCCGAAGGCATGAAGATCAAAGACCTGCTCGCCAAGATGCGCGACAAGAAGAGCCACATGAGCATCGTCGTGGACGAGTTCGGCGGCACGACCGGCCTCGTCACGCTGGAAGACGCCCTCGAGGAGATCGTCGGCGAGATCTACGACGAGACCGACGAGGACGAACTGCCCATGATCGAGGTGCTCGGCGAGGGCATGTACCTGATGGACGCCAGCCTCACCGTCGGTGAGGTCGAGGAACACCTGGGCAGCAACCTCGAAGACGGCGAGGGCGAATTCGACACCCTGAGCGGCTTCATGACCAGCCACTTCGGCGACATCCCGGAAGCGGGCCAGAGCTTCGTGCACGAAGGCTGGGCCTTCACGGTCGAGAACGCCGACCAGCGCCGCGTCATCCGCGTCCGCGTGGAACGCGCCCCACACCACTCCCCCCTGGACCCAGAGGAAGCCCACCATGACTGA
- a CDS encoding MDR family oxidoreductase — translation MTQPNVTSTLPGTYRALRAEKTDSGVQVSLQTLPLSALPDGDVTVQVTHSSLNYKDGLAVSGRPGVLRSYPMTPGIDLAGTVLEDRTGRWQPGQGVILTGWGIGERQDGGYATLARAKADWLVVQPPGTDARWAMSVGTAGFTAMLAVMALEDHGVTPGDGEVLVTGAAGGVGSTAVALLAAAGHTVVASTGRAQEEAYLLGLGASRVIGRDELTALNRPLEKERWAGVVDSVGGATLAGAYASTRTHGALAVCGLAGGSDLNASVFPLILRGVNLLGIDSVTCPAPRREAAWTRLARDLGAGKLEAVTQERALSDLPTLAGQILAGQVRGRTVIDVTR, via the coding sequence ATGACCCAGCCCAACGTGACCAGCACCCTGCCAGGCACCTACCGCGCCCTGCGCGCCGAGAAGACCGACAGCGGCGTTCAGGTCAGCCTCCAGACCCTGCCGCTGAGTGCCCTGCCCGACGGCGACGTGACCGTGCAGGTCACGCATTCCAGCCTGAACTACAAGGACGGACTGGCCGTGTCCGGGCGGCCCGGCGTGCTGCGCTCGTACCCCATGACGCCCGGCATCGACCTGGCCGGCACGGTGCTGGAGGACCGCACGGGCCGCTGGCAGCCGGGGCAGGGCGTGATCCTGACCGGCTGGGGCATCGGCGAGCGGCAGGACGGCGGGTACGCCACCCTGGCCCGCGCGAAGGCCGACTGGCTGGTCGTGCAGCCGCCCGGCACCGACGCCCGCTGGGCCATGAGTGTCGGCACGGCCGGGTTCACGGCCATGCTGGCCGTCATGGCCCTCGAGGACCACGGCGTGACCCCCGGCGACGGCGAGGTCCTCGTGACCGGCGCGGCCGGCGGGGTGGGCAGCACCGCCGTGGCCCTGCTGGCCGCCGCCGGGCACACCGTGGTCGCCAGCACGGGCCGCGCGCAGGAGGAAGCGTACCTGCTGGGCCTGGGCGCCAGCCGCGTCATCGGCCGCGACGAACTCACGGCCCTGAACCGCCCACTCGAGAAGGAACGCTGGGCGGGCGTGGTGGACAGCGTGGGCGGCGCGACCCTGGCCGGCGCGTACGCCTCGACCCGCACGCACGGTGCGCTGGCCGTGTGCGGACTGGCGGGCGGCAGTGACCTGAACGCCAGCGTGTTCCCGCTGATCCTGCGCGGCGTGAACCTGCTGGGCATCGACAGTGTCACCTGCCCCGCCCCGCGCCGCGAGGCCGCCTGGACCCGGCTGGCCCGCGACCTGGGCGCCGGGAAGCTGGAGGCCGTCACGCAGGAGCGCGCCCTGAGCGACCTCCCCACCCTGGCCGGGCAGATCCTGGCCGGTCAGGTACGCGGCCGCACCGTCATCGACGTGACCCGCTGA
- a CDS encoding S8 family serine peptidase, translated as MHRTPTHLAWLLSAALALSACDLTPTPPVTEPPATQPPVTQPPVTGPATLTMQTVNLGQQTAVTLDVPFGGRWSVTDFPDWLKLSAQGGQGNVALTVTADRAAATPLKADQTTLSGAVTLNWTSGSGSAAQSGQTVWTVTAAQFSLSGRVNAPAVQGQGVQTGRPSVTPDSQPDAAGVIVKYRASLTVQGSAAQADPAQAAARSAALTAQQAATTLRGAGVPVQASRALGSRSAALRVQDVPAALSALRADPAVEYAIPDVILRTQATATAVVPTDQFAGLQWAYPLTGYGAVWRDMEGGAYTRPVTVAVIDTGVRFDHPDLQGQLWTSAEGAIDLITDPGNGDGDGPDTDPTDPSVQGRTTGSHGTHVTGIIAARWGTNAASCAGCSATGVVGATHTANVKVLPIRVIDASGNATESDVATAIRYAAGLPTELNGVMIRTPHAAQVINLSLGGAVSAANAQAMCEAVTDARNAGALVIAAAGNGYGTTPYYPAACDGAVAVGSVSLSGGSAPIRSTFSNAYPQVQLAAPGGSDPFTRTTFNGATLNGQDFPDVILSTSWDYIQDEPNYEAEVGTSQASPQVAALAALLLAKGVTTDAASTLARLNATATDLGAAGRDDQFGYGLINAAAALNAPAVSDRFGLRLQDARGHTFQPALDTLGRFQAWLGDGTYRATAGEDTNGNGIYGESGERRDERSVTLSTSQPSVDLGDLQPR; from the coding sequence ATGCACCGCACCCCCACCCATCTGGCCTGGCTGCTGTCGGCGGCCCTGGCCCTGAGCGCCTGCGACCTGACGCCCACCCCGCCGGTCACGGAACCACCAGCCACGCAGCCGCCCGTCACGCAGCCGCCCGTGACCGGCCCGGCCACCCTGACCATGCAGACCGTGAACCTGGGTCAGCAGACGGCCGTGACCCTGGACGTTCCGTTCGGGGGCCGCTGGTCGGTCACGGACTTCCCGGACTGGCTGAAACTCTCGGCGCAGGGCGGGCAGGGGAACGTGGCACTGACCGTCACCGCCGACCGGGCCGCCGCCACCCCCCTGAAAGCCGACCAGACCACCCTGAGTGGCGCCGTCACCCTGAACTGGACCTCCGGCAGCGGCAGCGCCGCGCAGAGCGGCCAGACCGTCTGGACCGTCACGGCCGCGCAATTCAGCCTGAGCGGGCGCGTCAATGCTCCCGCCGTTCAGGGGCAGGGCGTGCAGACCGGCCGCCCCTCCGTGACCCCCGACAGCCAGCCGGACGCCGCCGGCGTGATCGTCAAGTACCGCGCCAGCCTGACCGTCCAGGGCAGCGCGGCACAGGCCGACCCTGCACAGGCCGCCGCCCGCAGCGCGGCCCTGACCGCGCAGCAGGCCGCCACCACCCTGCGCGGCGCCGGCGTGCCGGTCCAGGCCTCCCGCGCCCTCGGCAGCCGCAGCGCCGCCCTGCGCGTGCAGGACGTCCCGGCCGCCCTGAGCGCCCTGCGCGCCGACCCGGCTGTCGAGTACGCCATTCCCGACGTGATCCTGCGCACCCAGGCGACCGCCACGGCCGTCGTGCCGACCGACCAGTTCGCCGGGCTGCAGTGGGCATACCCGCTGACCGGCTACGGCGCCGTGTGGCGCGACATGGAGGGCGGCGCGTACACCCGCCCGGTCACGGTGGCCGTCATCGACACCGGCGTCCGTTTCGACCATCCGGACCTGCAGGGGCAACTGTGGACGTCCGCCGAGGGGGCCATCGACCTCATCACGGACCCCGGCAACGGCGACGGCGACGGCCCGGACACCGACCCCACCGACCCGTCCGTCCAGGGCCGCACCACCGGCAGTCACGGCACGCACGTGACCGGCATCATCGCGGCCCGCTGGGGCACGAACGCCGCCAGCTGCGCCGGGTGCAGCGCGACCGGCGTGGTCGGCGCCACGCACACCGCGAACGTCAAGGTGCTGCCCATCCGCGTCATCGACGCCAGCGGCAACGCCACCGAATCCGACGTGGCCACCGCCATCCGCTACGCCGCCGGGCTGCCCACCGAACTGAACGGCGTCATGATCCGCACCCCCCACGCGGCGCAGGTCATCAACCTCAGCCTCGGCGGGGCCGTCAGCGCCGCCAACGCGCAGGCCATGTGCGAGGCCGTCACGGACGCCCGCAACGCCGGCGCGCTCGTGATCGCCGCCGCCGGCAACGGCTACGGCACCACCCCCTACTACCCCGCCGCCTGCGACGGGGCCGTCGCGGTCGGCAGCGTCAGCCTCTCCGGCGGCAGCGCCCCCATCCGCTCGACCTTCAGTAACGCCTACCCGCAGGTGCAGCTCGCCGCGCCCGGCGGCAGCGACCCCTTCACCCGCACCACCTTCAACGGCGCCACCCTGAACGGCCAGGACTTCCCGGACGTGATCCTCTCGACCAGCTGGGACTACATTCAGGACGAACCCAACTACGAAGCCGAGGTCGGCACCAGTCAGGCCAGCCCGCAGGTCGCCGCGCTCGCCGCGCTGCTGCTCGCCAAGGGCGTCACCACCGACGCCGCCAGCACCCTGGCGCGCCTGAACGCCACCGCCACCGACCTCGGCGCGGCCGGCCGCGACGACCAGTTCGGGTACGGCCTGATCAACGCCGCCGCCGCCCTGAATGCCCCCGCCGTCAGCGACCGCTTCGGCCTGCGCCTGCAGGACGCCCGTGGCCACACCTTCCAGCCTGCCCTGGACACCTTGGGCCGCTTCCAGGCGTGGCTGGGCGACGGCACCTACCGCGCCACCGCCGGCGAGGACACCAACGGCAACGGCATCTACGGCGAGAGCGGCGAACGACGCGACGAACGCAGCGTCACGCTGTCCACCAGCCAGCCCAGCGTGGACCTGGGCGACCTGCAGCCCCGTTGA
- a CDS encoding metal-binding protein translates to MARVPSGRVHNLINIAAYSVLAAGALVATRQDLLSVTPAQGLNFTLAFAAGTFLLSPDLDLAEGRVDSKRHWGLLGFLWVPYGMMFSHRGLSHTWILGPLTRLAYLGVLIALVVGLLRFVLPDLTLPPVPQLSAEVLAPFGVGYYLSQWLHLIADGVRPDHGVRRGYRKLKRR, encoded by the coding sequence ATGGCGCGCGTGCCAAGCGGACGTGTTCACAACCTCATCAATATCGCGGCGTACAGCGTGCTGGCGGCGGGGGCGCTGGTCGCCACCCGGCAGGACCTGCTGAGCGTCACGCCGGCCCAGGGTCTGAATTTCACGCTGGCCTTCGCGGCCGGGACGTTCCTGCTCTCGCCGGACCTGGATCTGGCCGAGGGCCGCGTGGACAGCAAACGCCACTGGGGGCTGCTGGGGTTCCTGTGGGTGCCGTACGGCATGATGTTCAGTCACCGGGGGCTGTCTCACACCTGGATTCTGGGGCCACTGACACGGCTGGCGTACCTGGGGGTGCTGATCGCGCTGGTGGTGGGGTTGCTGCGCTTCGTGCTGCCGGACCTGACCCTGCCGCCCGTGCCGCAGCTGAGTGCCGAGGTGCTCGCGCCGTTCGGGGTGGGGTACTACCTGAGTCAGTGGCTGCACCTGATCGCCGACGGGGTGCGGCCCGATCATGGCGTGCGGCGCGGGTACCGCAAACTGAAGCGCCGCTGA
- the secG gene encoding preprotein translocase subunit SecG, translating into MILNLFVVLFALVCVALVFFVLLQVPKQAGLSASMASGGSLLGGRGVEGGLVRITSVLGGLFMLLALLIGFVSR; encoded by the coding sequence ATGATTCTGAACCTGTTTGTTGTTCTGTTCGCGCTGGTGTGCGTGGCGCTGGTGTTCTTCGTTCTTCTGCAGGTGCCCAAGCAGGCGGGTCTGTCGGCCAGCATGGCGTCCGGCGGTTCGCTGCTGGGCGGGCGTGGTGTCGAGGGGGGTCTGGTGCGGATCACCAGCGTGCTGGGCGGGCTGTTCATGCTGCTGGCGCTGCTGATCGGGTTCGTCTCGCGCTGA
- a CDS encoding ABC transporter substrate-binding protein: MKKVLTLALALTVGNAAAQSAFVWPAAWTGEQNTANKRGGELRLSAISDFKTFNPFTSSEADSITQRMTEDSAGLFFQDPRNDEFIPYMAASAPVVSNNNKRFVVKIRQGMKFSDGQAITADDWITTWKIHTDDKVGSNSRDTFFLIGKPITVKKLDTYTLQFDFPQPSASALSIMSYAPWPDHVFGKAYREGGAEAIKKMWTLATPPSQIVSPGAWVLESYRAGERAVFKKNNNWGDWNKDGRGQELPYLNNLSVRIVADANAALAAFLAGQLDTVAMRNADDLAQTKKAIDAGNLKAFLKANVSPQATSQWITFNWNKASDPAKQKLFRDVRFRRAMSHIANRQAMVQLALGGLGSETYFSTYPIFKQQIDAGLSAGAPTYKYNLAEASRLLGQLGYTKKNAQGFLVDKAGKVLEFNLSTNAGNTVREQLGRIFADEAKKVGVKVNFTPIDFNTLVSQLTSKGENRPFDAILLGLSGGSNIWSFGSNVVPCGTNLHSYNNPTDGKCATSQEQLMTKLYYQGDAELNDAKRRAIGGQLMKVEGELQPVIYLVGGNYHVAYNERLGGEFTANMMDAYYGHRYFPLTFVK, encoded by the coding sequence ATGAAGAAAGTTCTGACCCTTGCCCTTGCCCTGACCGTCGGCAACGCCGCCGCCCAGAGCGCCTTCGTCTGGCCTGCCGCCTGGACCGGCGAACAGAACACCGCCAACAAGCGTGGCGGCGAACTGCGTCTGTCCGCCATCAGCGACTTCAAGACCTTCAACCCCTTCACCAGCTCGGAAGCCGACAGCATTACCCAGCGTATGACTGAGGACAGCGCCGGCCTGTTCTTCCAGGATCCCCGCAACGACGAGTTCATCCCCTACATGGCCGCCAGCGCGCCCGTGGTCAGCAACAACAACAAGCGCTTCGTGGTCAAGATCCGCCAGGGCATGAAGTTCAGCGACGGTCAGGCCATCACTGCCGACGACTGGATCACCACCTGGAAGATCCACACCGACGACAAGGTCGGCAGCAACAGCCGCGACACCTTCTTCCTGATCGGCAAGCCCATCACGGTCAAGAAGCTCGACACCTACACCCTGCAGTTCGACTTCCCGCAGCCCAGCGCCAGCGCCCTGAGCATCATGAGCTACGCTCCCTGGCCCGACCACGTGTTCGGCAAGGCCTACCGCGAAGGCGGTGCCGAGGCCATCAAGAAGATGTGGACCCTCGCCACGCCCCCCAGCCAGATCGTCAGCCCCGGCGCCTGGGTACTCGAGAGCTACCGCGCCGGCGAGCGCGCCGTGTTCAAGAAGAACAACAACTGGGGCGACTGGAACAAGGACGGCCGCGGCCAGGAACTGCCCTACCTGAACAACCTCTCCGTGCGCATCGTCGCCGACGCCAACGCCGCGCTCGCCGCCTTCCTGGCCGGTCAGCTCGACACGGTCGCCATGCGCAACGCCGACGACCTGGCCCAGACCAAGAAGGCCATCGACGCCGGTAACCTGAAAGCCTTCCTGAAGGCCAACGTGAGCCCCCAGGCCACCAGCCAGTGGATCACCTTCAACTGGAACAAGGCCAGCGACCCCGCCAAGCAGAAGCTGTTCCGTGACGTGCGCTTCCGCCGCGCCATGAGCCACATCGCCAACCGTCAGGCGATGGTTCAGCTCGCCCTGGGCGGCCTGGGCAGCGAGACGTACTTCAGCACCTACCCGATCTTCAAGCAGCAGATCGACGCGGGCCTGTCGGCCGGCGCACCCACCTACAAGTACAACCTCGCCGAGGCCAGCCGACTGCTCGGCCAGCTGGGCTACACCAAGAAGAACGCCCAGGGCTTCCTGGTCGACAAGGCCGGTAAGGTCCTGGAATTCAACCTGAGCACCAACGCCGGCAACACCGTCCGCGAGCAGCTCGGCCGCATCTTCGCCGACGAGGCCAAGAAGGTCGGCGTGAAGGTCAACTTCACCCCCATCGACTTCAACACCCTGGTCAGCCAGCTGACCTCCAAGGGCGAGAACCGTCCCTTCGACGCCATCCTGCTGGGCCTGAGCGGCGGCAGCAACATCTGGAGCTTCGGCAGCAACGTCGTGCCCTGCGGCACCAACCTGCACTCCTACAACAACCCCACCGACGGCAAGTGCGCCACCAGCCAGGAACAGCTGATGACCAAGCTGTACTACCAGGGTGACGCCGAACTGAACGACGCCAAGCGCCGCGCCATCGGCGGGCAGCTCATGAAGGTCGAGGGCGAACTGCAGCCCGTCATCTACCTCGTGGGCGGCAACTACCACGTGGCGTACAACGAGCGCCTGGGCGGCGAGTTCACGGCCAACATGATGGACGCCTACTACGGTCACCGCTACTTCCCGCTGACCTTCGTCAAGTAA